In a single window of the Anaerocolumna cellulosilytica genome:
- a CDS encoding ATP-binding cassette domain-containing protein: MSILIKDITKYYNKVPVLKACTMQLNKERITCIMGPSGSGKTTLLRILMGLTQADSGLIEGLDKKRITAVFQEDRLCGYLDSITNIKLVCRKEIGTERIQKELEAVGLLDIQNKKVSLLSGGMKRRVAIVRAILADSDIILMDEPFKGLDEQLRHEVIEYVKRKSKGKVVVIVTHDKKEAEQLEAELFYLTS, encoded by the coding sequence ATGAGTATATTAATAAAGGACATTACAAAATACTATAATAAAGTACCGGTATTAAAAGCGTGTACGATGCAGCTGAATAAAGAAAGAATCACTTGTATTATGGGTCCTTCCGGCAGTGGAAAAACAACCCTTTTGCGTATACTAATGGGGTTAACACAGGCTGATTCTGGGTTAATAGAAGGTCTTGATAAAAAGCGGATTACGGCTGTATTTCAGGAAGACCGGTTATGCGGCTATCTGGATTCTATTACAAATATAAAACTAGTATGCAGGAAAGAGATAGGTACTGAACGGATACAAAAGGAATTAGAAGCTGTAGGTTTATTAGATATACAAAATAAAAAGGTATCCCTTTTAAGCGGAGGAATGAAACGAAGAGTTGCCATAGTAAGGGCAATTTTAGCTGACAGTGATATTATTTTGATGGATGAACCTTTTAAAGGGCTGGATGAACAGCTTAGGCATGAGGTTATAGAATATGTGAAACGAAAATCAAAGGGTAAAGTTGTAGTAATAGTAACGCATGATAAAAAAGAAGCAGAACAGTTGGAAGCAGAGCTTTTTTATCTTACTAGTTAA
- a CDS encoding ABC transporter permease — protein MRKKISSILHAIRYKIFAAVFWILFWQLLSMAVNKSILLASPATTVMAFVDLVYKAVFWKSIFFSFAKIMTGFSMAVGVGILFAVLAWKFLLIKELVNPFMKVVQATPVASFIILALLWISSRNLSILTSFLMTVPVIYTNVLHGIRSTDEKLLEMAKVFRINPLRKIRYLYIPAVAPYFFTASTVGLGLCLKAGIAAEVIAIPKNSIGEQLYTAKLYLMTGELFAWTFVIIVISVITEKLFTVAFARVLKAVT, from the coding sequence ATGCGCAAAAAAATAAGTTCCATTTTACATGCTATCCGATATAAGATATTTGCGGCGGTGTTCTGGATTCTATTCTGGCAATTGCTAAGTATGGCAGTTAATAAAAGCATATTATTAGCATCTCCGGCAACTACGGTAATGGCCTTTGTGGATTTAGTGTATAAGGCAGTTTTTTGGAAGTCAATTTTCTTTTCTTTTGCAAAGATAATGACTGGTTTTAGTATGGCTGTTGGTGTAGGTATTCTTTTTGCTGTTTTAGCATGGAAGTTTTTATTGATTAAGGAATTGGTTAATCCATTTATGAAGGTGGTACAGGCAACACCTGTAGCGTCCTTCATTATTCTTGCATTGTTGTGGATATCGTCAAGAAATTTATCTATCCTAACCTCGTTTTTAATGACAGTTCCAGTCATATACACCAATGTATTGCATGGAATCCGATCGACAGATGAAAAGTTGCTAGAAATGGCTAAGGTTTTTCGCATAAACCCCTTAAGAAAAATCAGATATCTGTATATACCTGCCGTTGCACCGTACTTTTTTACAGCAAGTACAGTGGGACTTGGCCTATGTTTGAAGGCGGGTATAGCGGCTGAGGTAATCGCTATACCAAAAAACTCCATTGGAGAACAGCTTTATACTGCCAAGCTATATCTGATGACTGGAGAATTATTTGCTTGGACATTTGTTATTATAGTAATTAGTGTAATAACGGAGAAATTGTTTACAGTTGCATTTGCAAGAGTATTAAAAGCAGTGACCTGA
- a CDS encoding ABC transporter substrate-binding protein produces MKNVKTIFLLAVLCLALLGGCSSVTDETKSEGTLIDTTKEEKQAEQKSQASTAGDAPQLEKTTIKVAALKGPTSMGMIQVMEASANDGVLNTYEFTIAGTPDEITAGIIKGDYDAAAIPCNLAAVLYNKTQGQIVTAGINTLGVLYIVETGDTIHSVEDLKGKTIYTTGKGTTPEYTLNYLLSSYGLESDKDVTVEYKAEAAEVAALLSEKEDAVAMLPQPFVTTAMLNNDKLRIALDITEEWEDISTNGSSVVTGVLVFRKDFLENNKEAVDTFLSEYEASAEYVTTNTEEAAELIEKFDIIKAEVAKKAIPYCNIIFLQGEEMQAKIQGYLETLYGQNPETVGGQLPGEDFYYKK; encoded by the coding sequence ATGAAAAATGTAAAAACGATCTTTCTTCTGGCAGTTTTATGTCTGGCTTTGTTAGGAGGCTGTAGTAGCGTAACAGATGAGACAAAATCAGAAGGTACTTTAATTGATACTACAAAAGAGGAGAAACAGGCAGAGCAAAAAAGCCAGGCATCCACAGCAGGGGATGCACCACAGTTAGAGAAAACTACTATAAAAGTAGCAGCTTTAAAGGGGCCTACTTCTATGGGTATGATTCAGGTTATGGAAGCTTCCGCCAATGACGGGGTTTTGAATACCTATGAATTTACAATAGCAGGTACACCGGATGAAATAACAGCGGGAATTATAAAAGGAGATTATGATGCAGCAGCGATACCCTGTAATCTTGCCGCTGTCCTATACAATAAAACACAGGGACAGATTGTAACTGCCGGTATTAATACCTTGGGGGTATTATACATAGTTGAAACCGGCGATACCATTCATTCGGTAGAAGACTTAAAAGGAAAAACTATTTATACCACTGGAAAGGGTACTACTCCGGAATATACCCTTAATTACTTATTATCCTCTTATGGGCTGGAAAGCGATAAGGACGTAACAGTTGAATATAAGGCCGAAGCGGCAGAGGTTGCTGCTCTGCTTAGTGAAAAGGAAGATGCGGTAGCTATGCTTCCACAGCCTTTTGTAACAACTGCAATGCTAAACAATGATAAACTGCGTATTGCTCTTGATATTACAGAAGAATGGGAAGATATCAGTACCAATGGCAGTAGTGTAGTAACAGGTGTTCTGGTCTTTAGAAAAGATTTTTTGGAAAATAACAAAGAGGCTGTAGATACTTTTCTTTCAGAATATGAGGCTTCCGCAGAGTATGTAACTACGAATACAGAGGAGGCAGCTGAACTCATTGAGAAATTTGATATCATTAAAGCTGAGGTTGCCAAAAAAGCCATACCGTATTGCAATATAATTTTCTTGCAAGGTGAGGAAATGCAGGCTAAAATACAAGGATACTTAGAAACCCTTTATGGTCAGAATCCTGAGACGGTAGGAGGACAACTGCCTGGGGAGGATTTTTACTATAAGAAGTAG
- a CDS encoding TM1266 family iron-only hydrogenase system putative regulator, with product METRIALIGIIVENMGEVENINQILHEYGEYIVGRMGIPYKQKGVNIISIVMDADNNTISSLSGKLGMLEGISVKTVYSKSGK from the coding sequence ATGGAAACAAGAATTGCACTAATTGGTATTATAGTTGAGAATATGGGAGAGGTAGAGAATATCAATCAGATTCTTCATGAATATGGAGAGTATATAGTAGGAAGAATGGGGATTCCCTATAAACAAAAGGGCGTAAACATAATTAGTATTGTAATGGATGCAGATAATAATACCATCAGCTCCCTTTCAGGCAAGTTAGGTATGTTAGAAGGAATCAGTGTTAAAACAGTATATTCAAAATCTGGTAAATAA
- a CDS encoding response regulator transcription factor, with amino-acid sequence MSRILIVEDEVAIAELEKDYLELSGFEVEMETTGDEGEKRALSENFDLVILDLMLPGVDGFEICKKIRATKNIPILMVSAKRDDIDKIRGLGLGADDYITKPFSPSELVARVKAHLARYERLIGSGSKENEVIEIRGIKIDKTARRVYVNEEEKSFTTKEFDLLTFLAENPNHVYTKEELFQEIWDLESIGDIATVTVHIKKIREKIEFNTSKPQYIETIWGVGYRFKV; translated from the coding sequence ATGAGTAGGATATTAATTGTTGAAGATGAGGTTGCAATTGCAGAACTGGAGAAGGATTATCTGGAATTAAGCGGTTTTGAAGTGGAAATGGAAACCACCGGTGATGAAGGTGAGAAAAGAGCTTTGTCAGAAAACTTTGATTTGGTAATTCTTGATTTAATGCTGCCGGGAGTTGATGGTTTTGAAATATGCAAAAAAATCCGTGCCACGAAGAACATTCCTATTCTAATGGTTTCAGCCAAACGAGATGATATTGATAAGATTCGTGGACTGGGTCTGGGAGCGGATGATTATATTACAAAACCTTTTAGCCCCAGTGAGCTGGTTGCCAGAGTAAAGGCACATCTTGCCAGGTATGAAAGGTTGATAGGCTCTGGTTCCAAGGAAAATGAGGTCATAGAAATCCGTGGAATTAAAATTGATAAGACAGCAAGAAGAGTATACGTAAATGAGGAAGAAAAAAGTTTTACGACCAAAGAATTTGACTTGCTTACCTTTTTGGCTGAAAACCCCAACCATGTATACACCAAGGAAGAACTGTTTCAGGAAATCTGGGATTTGGAATCTATTGGTGATATTGCAACTGTTACAGTACACATTAAGAAAATCAGGGAAAAGATTGAATTTAATACCTCAAAACCGCAATATATAGAAACCATCTGGGGTGTAGGTTATCGGTTTAAGGTCTGA
- a CDS encoding sensor histidine kinase encodes MIHLKLKSRLLTAFLIITALPVFLITLAVGTIINYQDNAIQQTYDVSTNTLKILSNPLQVLNRLTRGVYNEIVLTALQEPKKFEDTDYLEYLNSELKGKYSYLAVRKGEEFIYSGNATNLHTIKNSFPLFGEYTTDREGGIYIDENRPFLLKQQDFYYSDGTEGSIFVITDVNTLVPQIKSSAIQVVCSLVFIVIITAAVLIIWIYKSILRPLNTLHAATDAMKEGNLDYSIEGDPEDEVGQLCVDFEEMRVRLKELIDVRLKYEKDMKELISNISHDLRTPITAIKGYAEGILDGVADTKEKQEKYVKTIYTKASDLSALVDELSLYSKIDCNTMPYTFSYINIKDYFNDCISEIALDLEVKNIEIDYVNETNPDTKVEADAEQLKRVINNIVGNSVKYIGIKHGRIKIRVSDSGEFIRLSFEDNGSGIAPKDLPFVFDRFYRADASRNLAKGGSGLGLAIAKKIIEDHGGNIWAESEEGKGTTILFTLKKCKEGMEHE; translated from the coding sequence GTGATACATTTGAAACTGAAAAGCAGGCTTTTAACAGCCTTTTTAATTATAACCGCCCTGCCGGTATTTTTAATTACTCTTGCCGTTGGGACAATTATTAATTATCAAGACAATGCAATACAGCAAACCTATGATGTAAGTACGAATACCTTAAAGATTCTATCCAATCCCCTGCAGGTACTAAACCGGCTGACAAGGGGCGTATATAACGAAATTGTATTAACGGCGTTGCAGGAGCCCAAAAAGTTTGAAGACACGGATTATTTGGAGTATTTAAACAGTGAATTAAAAGGAAAGTATTCATATCTTGCGGTACGAAAAGGAGAAGAATTCATATATAGCGGTAATGCAACCAATCTTCACACCATTAAAAATAGCTTTCCTTTGTTTGGTGAGTATACCACAGATAGAGAAGGGGGAATCTATATTGATGAAAACAGACCCTTTCTGCTAAAGCAGCAGGATTTTTATTACTCGGACGGTACGGAAGGAAGTATCTTTGTTATTACGGATGTTAATACTTTGGTGCCTCAGATTAAATCCTCTGCAATTCAAGTGGTCTGCTCCCTGGTATTTATTGTGATTATAACAGCAGCAGTGCTTATAATATGGATATACAAAAGTATTTTAAGGCCTCTAAATACGCTTCATGCAGCTACAGACGCTATGAAGGAAGGGAATCTGGATTACTCCATAGAAGGTGACCCAGAAGACGAAGTTGGACAGTTGTGTGTGGATTTTGAGGAAATGCGGGTTCGCCTAAAGGAACTGATTGATGTTCGGTTAAAATATGAAAAAGATATGAAGGAATTAATCAGTAACATATCGCATGACCTGCGTACGCCAATTACCGCTATAAAAGGATATGCGGAAGGGATTTTAGATGGTGTTGCCGATACGAAAGAGAAGCAGGAGAAATATGTAAAAACGATTTATACAAAGGCAAGTGATTTATCTGCCCTAGTAGATGAATTATCCCTTTATTCTAAAATCGACTGTAATACCATGCCCTATACCTTCAGCTATATTAATATAAAGGATTATTTTAACGATTGTATTAGTGAAATTGCGCTGGATTTGGAAGTTAAGAACATTGAAATAGATTATGTGAATGAAACGAATCCGGATACAAAAGTAGAGGCGGATGCCGAGCAGTTAAAAAGAGTAATTAACAATATAGTAGGTAACTCAGTGAAATACATTGGTATAAAACACGGCAGAATCAAGATAAGAGTAAGTGACAGCGGAGAATTTATCCGCCTATCCTTTGAAGATAATGGATCTGGAATAGCTCCTAAAGATTTACCATTTGTCTTCGATCGGTTTTACCGGGCAGATGCATCAAGAAATTTAGCAAAAGGCGGTTCCGGTTTAGGTCTGGCTATAGCAAAGAAGATAATTGAAGATCATGGCGGTAACATATGGGCGGAAAGTGAAGAAGGAAAAGGGACTACTATATTATTTACATTAAAGAAGTGCAAGGAGGGAATGGAACATGAGTAG
- the metK gene encoding methionine adenosyltransferase, with the protein MNKLLFTSESVTEGHPDKICDQVSDSVLDALLEQDPMSRVACETSITTGLVLVMGEITTSGYVDIQKIVRETIREIGYDRSDYGFDANTCGVIVALDEQSTDIAMGVNKALEARENTMSEDELEAIGAGDQGMMFGFASNETEEYLPYPIYLAHKLTKQLTKVRKEGVLPYLRPDGKSQVTVEYDEAGKPIHLNAVVLSTQHGPDVTQEQIHKDIKKYVFDEILPKDLIDENTKFFINPTGRFVIGGPNGDSGLTGRKIIVDTYGGYARHGGGAFSGKDCTKVDRSASYAARYVAKNIVAAGLADKCEIQLSYAIGVAQPTSIMIETFNTGKLANDKLIEIVREHFDLRPAGIIKMLDLRRPIYKKTAAYGHFGRNELDLPWERLDKAEALKKYL; encoded by the coding sequence ATGAACAAATTATTATTTACATCAGAATCAGTTACAGAAGGACATCCTGATAAAATCTGTGATCAGGTATCTGACTCCGTGTTAGATGCTTTATTAGAGCAAGACCCTATGAGCCGTGTAGCTTGTGAGACCTCTATTACAACCGGTTTAGTATTAGTAATGGGTGAAATTACAACCAGCGGATATGTAGATATCCAAAAAATTGTACGCGAGACGATAAGAGAGATTGGTTATGACCGGTCAGATTATGGTTTTGATGCCAATACCTGCGGTGTTATTGTAGCACTTGATGAGCAGTCCACAGATATAGCAATGGGCGTTAATAAGGCTTTGGAAGCCAGAGAAAATACTATGTCAGAGGATGAATTAGAAGCTATCGGTGCAGGAGACCAGGGTATGATGTTTGGTTTTGCCAGCAACGAAACAGAAGAATATCTTCCATATCCAATCTATCTGGCACACAAGTTAACCAAACAATTAACGAAGGTTAGAAAAGAGGGAGTATTGCCATATCTGCGTCCTGATGGCAAATCACAGGTAACAGTAGAATACGATGAAGCCGGCAAACCAATCCACTTAAATGCAGTGGTATTATCCACACAACATGGTCCAGACGTTACGCAGGAGCAGATACATAAGGATATTAAGAAGTATGTGTTTGATGAAATTCTTCCGAAAGATTTAATTGATGAAAATACAAAGTTCTTTATTAATCCTACCGGACGTTTTGTCATCGGTGGACCGAATGGAGACAGCGGTCTTACCGGACGTAAAATTATCGTTGATACCTACGGCGGATATGCTCGTCACGGCGGCGGTGCTTTTTCCGGAAAAGACTGTACAAAAGTAGATCGTTCAGCATCTTATGCAGCTCGTTATGTGGCTAAGAATATCGTTGCGGCCGGTTTAGCGGACAAGTGTGAGATTCAGCTTTCCTATGCAATTGGTGTGGCTCAGCCTACCTCCATTATGATTGAAACATTTAATACCGGTAAGCTTGCTAATGATAAATTAATTGAAATAGTCAGAGAACACTTTGACTTACGCCCGGCAGGAATTATTAAAATGCTGGATTTAAGACGCCCTATCTATAAAAAGACTGCTGCTTACGGACATTTTGGACGTAACGAGCTTGACTTGCCTTGGGAAAGGCTTGACAAAGCAGAAGCTTTAAAGAAGTATTTATAA
- a CDS encoding HD-GYP domain-containing protein yields the protein MRTRRISIRQAAPGMVAADDVYNSSNQMVISRGTLLTDKIITRLKFYCISDLNIVIPDKNKPQPTVNQASSQSQRLRETVEFKQFSNTFNESVQDFKGELTKISSEDTEINVNGLLEQTSKILSNSRNGIHVFDMLHCMREYDDITYVHSVNVSLLCNVFGQWLKLPEKDIEVLTLSGLLHDIGKLTLPSHIINKQERLTPSEYAIIKTHTLQGFNALNNKNIDPRVKQVTLMHHERCDGSGYPNGLKGNEIDTFARIVGIVDVYDAMTSARVYRPALSPFDAIRLFETEGLQKYDPQFIMIFLNEIVQAYVGNRVRLNNKLEGEIRMINKHALSRPVIQLSTGFLDLSREKDIYIEAVL from the coding sequence ATGAGAACAAGGCGAATATCAATAAGACAAGCTGCACCGGGGATGGTTGCCGCAGATGATGTCTATAACAGCAGTAACCAAATGGTTATCTCAAGAGGTACTTTGTTAACAGATAAGATTATAACCAGACTTAAATTTTATTGTATCAGTGACTTAAATATTGTGATTCCTGATAAGAACAAACCACAGCCAACAGTCAACCAAGCATCAAGCCAATCTCAGCGGCTGCGGGAAACCGTTGAATTCAAACAATTCAGTAATACCTTTAACGAATCGGTTCAAGACTTTAAGGGGGAATTAACAAAGATATCTTCAGAGGATACAGAGATTAATGTAAATGGTTTATTAGAACAGACCAGTAAAATCCTATCAAACAGCAGAAATGGAATTCATGTATTTGATATGCTTCATTGCATGAGAGAATATGATGACATTACTTATGTCCATTCCGTAAATGTATCTTTGTTATGTAATGTCTTCGGACAATGGTTAAAACTTCCTGAAAAAGACATCGAAGTGCTTACTTTAAGCGGTCTGCTTCATGATATTGGAAAACTCACTCTTCCCTCCCACATTATTAACAAACAAGAACGACTAACTCCTTCTGAATATGCAATCATAAAGACCCATACTCTTCAAGGTTTTAATGCCCTAAATAATAAAAACATTGACCCGAGAGTAAAACAGGTTACCTTAATGCATCACGAACGCTGTGACGGAAGTGGTTATCCCAATGGTTTAAAAGGAAATGAAATAGATACTTTTGCCAGAATTGTTGGAATTGTTGATGTATATGATGCTATGACTTCCGCAAGAGTATACCGACCGGCTTTAAGTCCCTTTGATGCCATCCGATTATTTGAAACAGAGGGCTTGCAAAAATATGATCCTCAATTTATTATGATATTCCTAAATGAGATTGTACAGGCTTATGTTGGAAACCGTGTCCGCTTAAACAATAAATTAGAAGGCGAAATACGTATGATTAACAAACACGCCTTGTCAAGGCCGGTTATTCAACTAAGCACCGGCTTTTTAGATTTATCCCGAGAAAAGGATATATACATAGAAGCTGTTTTATAA
- a CDS encoding UDP-N-acetylglucosamine 1-carboxyvinyltransferase codes for MEQYIIKGGNALQGEITISGAKNAALGILSAAIMTNDTVLVENLPDIGDINVLLQAIEEIGAKVERVDKHSVRINGSKIDSMCIDYEFIRKIRASYYLLGALLGKFKRAQVALPGGCNIGSRPIDQHLKGFEALGAIVKIEHGMIKAEAKELKGNHIYMDCISVGATINIMLAATLAEGVTIIENSAKEPHVVDVANFLNSMGANIKGAGTDVIRIKGVEALKGTEYSIIPDQIEAGTFMFAAAATKGNVLIKNVIPKHLEAITAKLIEIGATVEEYDDAVRVSANGTLGHTHVKTLPYPGFPTDMQPQISATLVTSEGTSIVTETVFENRLRYVDELARMGANIKVEGNTAIIVGVKGLTGAIVSAPDLRAGAALVIAGLVAEGFTIVEQVEYIERGYENFESKMQCLGAVMAKIDIEDEKAVQKFKLKVG; via the coding sequence ATGGAGCAGTATATTATTAAAGGCGGCAATGCTTTGCAGGGTGAAATTACCATTAGCGGAGCGAAAAATGCGGCGCTTGGAATCCTTTCTGCGGCTATCATGACAAATGATACAGTTTTGGTAGAAAATCTGCCGGATATCGGGGATATTAATGTCCTATTACAAGCAATTGAAGAAATTGGTGCTAAAGTTGAAAGAGTAGATAAACATTCTGTGAGAATTAATGGAAGTAAGATAGATTCTATGTGCATTGATTACGAATTTATCCGTAAAATCAGAGCTTCTTACTACTTATTAGGAGCTTTGCTTGGCAAATTCAAAAGAGCTCAGGTAGCTTTACCTGGAGGCTGTAATATTGGAAGCAGACCAATAGATCAGCATCTAAAAGGTTTTGAGGCATTAGGGGCAATTGTTAAAATTGAGCATGGAATGATTAAGGCAGAAGCTAAGGAATTAAAGGGCAATCATATATACATGGACTGTATCAGTGTAGGTGCAACCATTAACATTATGCTTGCAGCCACTCTTGCAGAGGGAGTCACCATTATTGAAAATTCTGCGAAGGAACCTCATGTGGTTGATGTTGCTAACTTTTTAAACAGTATGGGTGCTAATATCAAAGGTGCGGGTACAGATGTAATCCGTATCAAAGGTGTAGAGGCTTTAAAGGGAACTGAATACTCTATTATACCAGATCAGATAGAAGCTGGAACTTTTATGTTTGCAGCAGCAGCTACAAAAGGTAATGTTTTAATAAAAAATGTTATTCCCAAGCATTTAGAAGCAATTACTGCTAAGTTAATTGAAATCGGTGCGACTGTAGAAGAATATGATGATGCAGTAAGAGTTAGTGCTAATGGAACTCTTGGCCACACACACGTTAAAACACTGCCATATCCTGGCTTTCCAACAGATATGCAGCCACAGATTTCTGCAACTCTTGTTACCTCTGAAGGGACAAGTATAGTAACAGAAACCGTATTTGAAAACAGATTACGTTATGTTGATGAACTGGCAAGAATGGGTGCCAATATAAAAGTAGAAGGTAACACTGCTATTATTGTAGGTGTTAAGGGTCTGACCGGTGCTATAGTGAGTGCTCCGGATTTAAGAGCAGGAGCTGCTTTAGTAATTGCGGGTCTGGTTGCAGAAGGCTTTACGATTGTTGAACAGGTAGAATATATTGAAAGAGGCTATGAGAACTTTGAAAGCAAGATGCAATGTCTTGGGGCTGTGATGGCTAAAATTGATATTGAAGATGAAAAAGCAGTACAGAAATTTAAGTTAAAAGTTGGTTGA
- a CDS encoding shikimate kinase — MKNIVLIGMPSAGKSTIGIILAKVLGYKFLDSDLVIQEQEQALLKDIIEEKGLEGFLAIENQVNRDIQTESTVIATGGSIIYCLDAMEKFRDTGIIVYIKLKYETIKNRLGNIKQRGVVFQDGQTLKSLYNERCPLYEEYAHIIIDGENLDQEELMEKIASAIQCR, encoded by the coding sequence ATGAAAAACATAGTGCTGATTGGAATGCCATCTGCTGGAAAAAGTACAATAGGTATTATTCTTGCAAAAGTTCTGGGCTATAAGTTCCTGGACTCGGATTTGGTGATACAAGAGCAGGAACAAGCATTATTAAAAGACATCATAGAAGAAAAAGGTCTGGAAGGTTTTCTTGCAATTGAAAATCAGGTTAACCGGGACATACAAACAGAAAGTACGGTAATTGCTACAGGCGGAAGTATTATCTACTGTTTAGATGCAATGGAAAAATTTCGTGATACAGGTATTATAGTCTATATAAAGTTAAAATACGAAACGATTAAAAACCGGCTGGGTAACATTAAACAAAGAGGTGTTGTATTTCAGGATGGACAAACTTTAAAATCCCTCTATAATGAGCGTTGTCCTCTTTATGAAGAGTATGCCCATATTATAATAGATGGTGAAAACTTAGACCAGGAAGAGCTTATGGAAAAAATTGCTTCAGCCATCCAATGCCGGTGA
- a CDS encoding flavin reductase family protein translates to MDKELWKPGNMLYPLPAVLISCQSKEGKNNIVTVAWTGTICTNPAMVYISLRPSRLSYEIIEETKEFVINLSTEALTRAVDYCGVRSGRQVDKFKDMNLTPMPADFVSAPLIKESPVNIECRVSQILKLGSHDMFIAEVLGVHADKAYMNEKGKFELSKAKPIVYSHGEYYGLSDILGNFGYSVKKKSGKSATRKS, encoded by the coding sequence ATGGATAAGGAATTGTGGAAACCGGGTAACATGCTATATCCTCTGCCGGCTGTTTTAATCAGCTGCCAGAGTAAGGAAGGAAAGAATAATATCGTAACAGTAGCTTGGACAGGAACAATCTGTACCAATCCGGCCATGGTTTATATATCCTTAAGACCTTCCCGCTTGTCCTACGAAATTATTGAAGAAACAAAAGAATTCGTCATTAATTTATCAACAGAGGCGTTAACTCGTGCGGTGGACTACTGTGGAGTCAGATCCGGCAGGCAAGTGGATAAATTTAAAGATATGAACCTGACACCCATGCCGGCAGATTTTGTATCAGCCCCTCTTATTAAAGAGTCACCAGTGAATATTGAGTGCAGAGTTAGCCAAATACTAAAATTAGGCTCCCATGATATGTTCATTGCTGAGGTTTTAGGTGTACATGCTGATAAAGCATATATGAACGAAAAAGGAAAATTTGAGTTAAGCAAAGCGAAGCCTATTGTATATTCCCATGGAGAGTATTATGGGCTTTCAGATATCCTTGGCAACTTTGGTTATAGTGTAAAGAAAAAATCAGGGAAAAGCGCCACAAGAAAATCTTAA
- a CDS encoding Ig-like domain-containing protein, with translation MNNLINIESVSEEVQNKVRQTLKFRTGKFVWRVKFTAPLNPATVNNRNLYVTTLAQIPLKTHIRYDSINNYIEIEPLEPYAEKESYILVITQKVKSRGGKNLKKEVQLQFSL, from the coding sequence ATGAATAATTTAATAAACATCGAATCTGTATCGGAAGAGGTCCAAAATAAAGTAAGACAGACTTTAAAATTCCGTACGGGAAAATTTGTATGGCGTGTTAAATTCACCGCGCCGCTTAACCCTGCAACAGTTAATAACAGGAACCTGTATGTGACCACCTTAGCCCAGATACCTTTAAAAACCCATATCCGCTACGATTCCATTAATAATTATATTGAAATTGAGCCCCTGGAACCCTATGCGGAAAAAGAATCTTACATACTTGTCATTACACAAAAGGTTAAATCCCGGGGCGGCAAAAACCTCAAAAAAGAAGTACAGCTGCAATTTAGCCTTTAA